Sequence from the Trichomycterus rosablanca isolate fTriRos1 chromosome 10, fTriRos1.hap1, whole genome shotgun sequence genome:
CAACTGTCAAGAAATAGCCATTGCCACTGGCATATTTGGGGTTCGGCTAGTTTCCCTTTTCAGAGGACTGCTATCTGGGACAGTGAAGGTGACATACGGTACATCTATTCTAACTTCTGCTCATGCAGGGTCATAGAGCTACTAAACCCACTTAGAAAAACCCCCCACTAACTTCCCTTGTTTCACAGAAGAGTACACAGTGCACACCTGTGCTGcagaatttattatttacagtatttccTGCCACAAAGAGGGAAATCCAAGACAAATTTTTTGCACTGTTAACCAAACAAAGCATTTTTACACCCATACACAGTTCATGTATAAAAAGTGTGATAATTAAATTTTACAACCAAAGTGTCTAAGAACAGATTAAGCATGATAACATAGGAATAATCCATTACTGTGGATACAAGTGTTATTTAAGGCTATTACAAGATGCAAGAAATTATGTAATTTTTGTTACTTGTTCAAACAGAATTTGAGAGTCACTACTGTTAGTCCTGAACATTGCCttcacaaacacagtcataattTTTCTTCATTCACAAGCCAGCTTGCCATCAAAGGAGGACAAAGTGATGGCAAAGGCTTGTAATGCACACATGGGAAAACTGTAGTCCATAGAGAACACATCTTCCGCCACCCTTCCAAACTGCATCACAATGTAGTCCtctaaaagcaataaaaagaagacaaTAACCAATCACAATAATTAATTACAATAGCAAAAGGGAAATGTTGTAACATGTTCTGTTCACCACTCACCATTGTCAGGATGAACAATCTGAAAGTTCTTTACTGATGCCTGTGTTACTCTCCCATGGAAGTTGAGCACATAGGACTGAGTCTGCTCATTCCAGGTTGGTGATTTGTTAACAAGACAGACTAAATTTTCTTTGTTGCCATTTTCATGGCGAGTAAGAAGAGATTCAAGATCCTGAGGTCAAAGAGACATAGAAAATGAGCAAAAACTAAATTACAATGATTGTAGTTTAGAAGAAGCAAAAACAAGATATAATTTTATAGATGTGATATTCTGTTGTAATTATATGGCAGTCCAACAATAATTAAATGCTCATTTTAACTTACCACTTAATTCTGGTCAGAGTTACAGTGGGTATGGTGTCATGtggaatacaccctgaacagggtgtcAGTCCATAACTTGTTCACTTACACACTTAACCCTACAGGCAAGCTAGAGTAAACAATACACCTACTAGTTGTTTTAGGAGGTGGGAGTAAAATCACCCATGTTTATGAGGATTTCCAGGTAGGAACACCTCACAAACattggaagaacatgcaaaactccctACAGACTGAACTTTTtagatcactcactcactttcttaaccacttatccaattgtgaggaggggtgtgtgtgtgctggagcgtatctcagcttttcaatcgcagggcagacacgcatacacacatacacacacacacacacacacacacacacacatacattcacctatagggcagttcagtgtctccaattaacctgactgcatgtttttggactgtgggaggaaaccggagctcccggaggaaatccacgcagacacagggagaacatgcaaactccacacagaaaggaccaggactgccccacctggggatcaaacccaggaccttcttgctgtgaggtgacagtactacccacttagccaccatgtcgCGCTGATTGTGGTTTAGAAGAAGCAAAAACaagttattattttaaagatGGTAGGAAATCCTCCAGGTAGGAAATCCTCACAAACAtcggaagaacatgcaaaactccccACAGACTATACTTTTGGACTTTTAGACTATACAGTATGCGACTGActagatttaaaaaacaatacTTACACTTTTTGGACAAATACTGACTCTTTCATCATTCTCATGCATGCCAGGAATGATCACGGTCATTTTCCTGGGACCTTTAAAACCCAGTACATTTTTGTCCTGTGTAATaaagaataacaataaaataaagagaaTGATTAGTAAATATGCagtctttcatttttttttatttatttattattttccccCTCATATCCTGGTCACGGTCAAAGGCTTGTAGTCTATTTAGCAACACTGGGTGTGAAGTGGAAACAAGGCCCTAGTAAACTGCAGTGCATTTTATAACTATGGGCAATTTTATCTAGTTGCATTCACTGATGTGGAAAAATTGTGAAATTGTAAAGTTGTTGTTAAGTCAGATCTTTAATGAGGCCTTTATAAATTTTTCTACTTACATAACATATTGCTGCAAGCTCCTGTCGAAGTGATTCCGTTTCCTTTATAAATGGTTTCCTATCAGGATTCTCTCCATTGTCATAAACAGTGAATTTTGTTCCTAAAACATTTGACCtaaaagacaaaacataaaTCATTTActgcttaaataaataagaaaaaaacagatttaaagATGAGTGTAAAGAATGACCTTAGTTTGCCTATGTAGCTGTTTGTGTCTCTGGATAAATCAGTAGGATCAATTGATATCAGATAGTTTGAAGTTGTgcattttttccttttcctgCCAGCCATGAGAAAGACCTGatgaataaaacaataaaataaaataaataatcatttcaaATATGCTAGggaacaacatttttacattagaATGATTTTACATGAACAATTTCTCCAGAATTGCTGATTCTGATTACAATGATTGTTTTAGAATTAAATTTGAGCAGTTATATTAAGTAGCACACAGCATCAGGAATTTGGACTCTTAAACACCCTGAACGTGTGAGTGTGAAAATGTGttgctgtgtgagtgtgttgtacTGCATTGGATTGATAACAGAATAGCaggatgtattcctgccttCAGCTCAGTGTTTTTGGGTGTTGGGCCTATTGTGACACTGATAACAAAGACGTGTATAGTGAacatcagtaaataaatgaattaaaagtgtCTTGTACTAAGATGCTGTCACTCAATGGCTGGCAGTAGTTTGTCTCTAACCTTCTTTCCATCTTCCTTCTCCATGTGCAGGTAATATGTGGGATAGATTCCTTTCTCTATTCCTCTCCTGTCTCTGGTGATCCTACACTTAATAGTCACATCTCTTTGTGCAGGACGTAGAGCAAATTGTTCTAAATCCTCTGAAGACACTGGAGAAGACTGAAAAGACAAAATCCAAAATGAACAgtatatttttacataaatgaaataaagaaaacacaataaacaaCTGTTTGACACATTTTACCCTCTCCATATCTGACAGCTCACTCTCTGAAGAGGACTTTCTGTAGTTAGAGTTTAGTGAAGCAAGGTCAGAtttatgttttgtttcttttttggactttttgcatgttttcttcaGTGTTTTCTCCTTCTCATTGTCTTCAATTTCCTTTTCATCTCCACAATCATTTAGATCTGCAGCAACTGTAAAAGTAATAGTAAACACACCTAATCTTATCATTACACAGTTGGAAAAACAATCCGTTTTTAATCTAATGTTGTCTGATTGAATCTAACCTGAtgagccgtaacattaaaaccaccttcttgtttctccttgtagtccatctgtttctctgcatgctttgttagccccctttcatgctgttcttcaatggtcaggacccccacaggaccacagtgacactgacatggtggtggtgtgttagtgtgtgttgtgctggtatgagtggatcagacacagcagcgctgctggagtttttaaattccgtgtccactcactgtccactctattagacactcctacctagttggatcACTTTGtaacatctattgctgctgtttgagttggtcatcttctagaccttcatcagtggtcacaggaagctggccacggggcgctgttggctggatatatttttggttggtggactattctcagtccatcagggacagtgaggtgttttaaaaactccatccaccacccaaataatacctgctctgtggtggtcctgtgggggtcctgaccattgaagaacagcatgaaaggaggctaacaaagcatgcagagtaacagatggactacagtcagtaaatgtagaactacaaagtgcttctatatggtaagtggagctgataaaatggacagtgagtgtagcacaaggaggtggttttaatgttatgtttgattggtgtatattcttTCAACTTCTAGACTAATGATTGCTCCAAAAGCTAATTGGAGACAAGTGTTCCTGTAAACAAGATGAGATTGGAGATGTGTACAAAAGCTCAGTctgacaaaataacaaaaaatgtaTGAGTCTGATGTCCAAAACACCAGAATGTTTTACAATGTTTCTATAAAGACAAAAGTTAAACATCACAGTTGTGAAATATGCACCGGTGGTGAATTTCTGCTTCTTCTTTGGTGTGGGGGGGACGGGGCTTTTTGACCagctttttctttccttttcaaCATCAACTTCAGGTTCTTTTTCCTCTGTCATGTTAAATTCCATCACTGAATCAGTCTGAATCactacaaaacaataaatacattatacacaATATAATGTGTTATGTGTTTTTGATATTTTCcagacatttttattaaaaaatagaacGTTGTTAATACTTTGCTCgtcatcatttttctttttcttgccCTGTTTCTTtcctgttttcttctccttctGTTGTTCTTCCTCCTCATCATGTTGCTCAAGCACTTAAATATAACAGAGAGGAGGTTATATAAGAAAGCTTACATGTAATTttactgactacactaaaaacTGCATGTTTAACTTACATGTTTAACTGTAAATCCTCTTGGATACGTCCCTACAAGCTTTGTACTCCTGGATTTTGGgcaatttattttatgttaatggAAAATCCTCTTAAGCTCcatcaaataaatgaatgcatgtCAAACACCTGTACACTGGAATCTTAAGGTCTTTCTACAAATTTGTTGGGGATTTGGTCTGGtctttggctgggccactcaaggacattcagtgttgttttggctgtatgctttgggtcaatGTTCTTCTTGCCAAGCTTCTTctatttcaaaattattaagaCCAATGTGGTTCATGCAAAGATATTGTTTATTGCATGATATTGTctcctgaaaagcttttacccctccgctataaaaacactaaactccCAAAACTTTGCATCCTAGAAAATATTGTGCAATTTATAGGTACTGTGCAATAaccatcttcttcttctttttttctttaaagttcttaaaacccacatgtgtatttttgtatctagatgtgtatatttttatttgtaaatacatgtgtatatatactgtatgtgtgtgtgtgttgatacaAGTACCATCAAGGAGATGCTCAAACATTTcattgtgcactgtgcaatgacaataaaggcattctattctattctattctattctattctattctataagatattgttttatattcttgcCTGATCTACCTCGCTAGAATTGCTAGAAATATAAAGTTGGggtctgttttaattattttcaataaacaataattaaagtgaaaaatgtttttactttgtcattatgggtgatgaagtgtagattgatggccAAAAAATTGCAATTTATATCTACAGCACAGAGtatgcaaaaagtcaaggggtgtAAATAACTTCCTTATCAACTGTATATCAAATACACACCTTTTGTTCCAGCCTTTTTACTGTCCACTTTCTTTTTCTTCACCTTGACTtgactctgtatgtgtgtaggacTTGTTTGATGATCTGCATTTAGATCATTTATCATAGTTGGGACTGATGATGTCACCTCCTCTGGTATTACCATTGTCTGAGATGAGATGGTCAATTTATCAAGACTGATCTCCTCAATCACGTTATCATAGCCCTGTTCCAGCTGAGTGTCTGACGGGCAAGAAACAGGAGACTTATTTGAGGAGGGGTGGGTCGTATTTAAACTTATTTTATATGAATCTCACTaactcattcactttcttaaccgcttatccaattagggtcacggcgTTTGGggttttaatgggcgcaaggcacacagtaacaccctggatggggcgatAGTCCACACATACCagacccattcacctacagggcaattcattgtctccaattaacctgactgcatgttgttggactgtgggaggaaacccacacggacacgggaagaacatgcaaactccgcacagaaaggacccggaccgccccgcctggaaatcgaccccaggaccttcttgctgtgaggcgacagtgctacccaccatgccgccctttaTATGAATCTGTCAGGATAAATATTACCATATAAACACAGGTTAGGTTTTACTAGGTATTTTCTCGTTTAAGAACGAGAAACCTCATGGCCTTCAgttaatcccaaaggtgtttaatggaaATTAGGTCAATGctctgcaggccagtcaagacatatgctttacattttttaaatagaaagaataaatatgtaaagtgtgtgtgtgtgtgcattttacCATTCAAAGAAGTGTTGCTTTGGGACTGACTAATTAACAGAGCTGTGTCTTCAGTAACAGGTTTCTGCTTGCGGTTCTTTGGCCGTGCATTTTCGTTTGCTGTCATCATCTGGGCATTAGCTCGTCTTTTTTGCTGTTTCTTGATTAAAAGTGTTCGCTGTTCAGATAATCCAAAATgttagttatttaaaatgtgatgACATTAATGATTAACAGTATAGGTTACAGAAATTGGCTAGTAAGTTTCTGCAGTTATATATAATACTGAGCTGTAGGACATATAGTGAAAGGAACAGCACTTATTATTTAAAGTTAATTTATTTGTGTCTTTGTTGGGACTTTTAGAAGCTACACattgtgtatatattatgtatgtaagtatgtaaggactctcacaggaccaccacagaataggtattatttggatggtggatccttctcagcactgcagtgacactgacatggtggtggtgtgttagtgtgtgttgtgctggtatgagtggatcagacacagccacgctgatggagtttttaaacacctcactgtccctgctggactgagtatagtccaccaaccaaaaacatccagccaacagcgccccgtgggcagcgtcctgtgaccgattaaggtctagaagatgaccaactcaaacagcagcaatagatgagcgatcgtctctgactttacatctacaaggtataccaactaggtaggagtgtctaatagagtggacagtaagtggacacggtatttataaactccagcagcgctgctgtgtcttatccactcataccagcacaacacacactaacacacaaccatgtcagtgtcactgcagtgctgagaatcatccaccacctaaataatacctgctctgtggtggtcctgtgggggtcctcaccattgaagaacagggtgaaagcagtctaaaaaaagaatgtagagaaatagatgaactacagtcagtaattggaaaactacaaagtgcttctatatggtaagtggagctgataaaatagacagcaggtgtagaaacaaggaggtggttttaatgttatggctgatcagtatatatatttagCTATTAAGCTGtagatcagtatatatatatatatactgattaaCATTTTTTACAGTATGctcttttattgattttttatcaGGTACTTCATCCTTGTCAGGTGGATGCCCATtgccacaaggcaggaacatcaATCTTTTTAAGGGCAACACACACTGATTCACTTTCTCACACCTACTGTATAGATAAGTAAGAGCTGCCAATTTATAAGGACAGAGAAGGTACATAAAAAAATCTAcaagctgcaccactgtgccaccttctTTTGCTgtaattatacagtattatttgAATCATATAATGTTTAATGTCTTAATGTCCAGTAATACATACTTAGATTGTAACTCTATTAGCCTGTGACACACTGTAAATTATATAGTTACTGTTTTACAGTGcaattagggcggcacggtggctaagtgggtagcacctcacagcaagaaggtcctgggttcgatccccaggtggggcagtccgggtcctttctgtgtggagtttgcatgttctcctcgtgtctgtgtgggtttactctgggtgctccggtttcctcccacagtccaaggacatgcaggtgaggtgaattggagatactaaattgtccatgactgtgttcgatataaccttgtgaactgattaaccttgtgtaatgagtaactaccgttcctgtcataaatgtaaccaaagtgtaaaacatgacgttaaaatcctaataaacaaacaaacaacatgtTGATATTTAAACAACTGCACCATGCACTTAACCTTTACAGAAAATGAATCATTTGCTTCCTATCACACGCAGGATCAAGTTCAAAACTCTTGTCACTGCTTTCCAGGCCTTTTTGTATGATTTATTATCTATGTTTTTCAATTAAAACTACACACTTGCATGTCAGCTTAGATCTTTAACTTCAGGTCACCTGACTTAAGCTTTTGTGAAATTTAGCCAGCCTCTAAATAGTTCTTTAATCAATATGTAGGACACTACCTCTTCTACTGTcttctttttgttctatgtACCTCCTggttttgtgctgttttcaaaGCAAAgttgttttgcatttttaccAATTTATTAATGCACTTTACTTAGATTAGTCTTAGaaaacacacattatatattttcagccTCTAGTCTACTTTTTAATATAGACTGATATTATTCTGAGTACTTTACAGAGTTGTCCCTGTTGCCGAAGAATATCCACTACATGACCTAAGGTAATTGTAAATTAGTATATATAAAGTCTGAAGTCAGCTGTCTGTTATTTAAAAGTGAAGATAACTGGAGTCAAATACTTGCCTGATTATCAAGCCTCTGCTGCCACTTTTCATGGTCTTCCATTTTTATTTGTTCAAATGTTATAGTTGCTCCCTTAAATCCTCACAATCAGCTCCACCAAAAACAGTGACATGTAAAATCCATGAACCCTGAAACACAATATGTTTCCAATCAAGTCAAACACAACAAATGTTTTATTCTCTGTCTCCAAATCTGTATCAATCCTCCATCTGTTTGTAGCAGAGGGGTAAGAAGATTAGAAGAGATAAAGGTCTTACACTGCACAGAGCTCACATAGTGCTCTCAGAGTTAATAACATCCCACTCTATTTCATTGCGTTGTACTAAAGACATCCAGTTAATTTAAtacttttataaatgtataatcaTTTACAATACACGCAGATTGTAAATGTTAGTTGACAATGTTACTTCATTTCAGAGTGGAATGAAACTACATTTTGCTGAAATACAAGATATTTTGGGTTACAATGTATTAGAAAGGTgtgactatttatttattaatctttagAAACTTTTCCTGATTAGGATTAGGGTGAATTTTACTGAtgtgtattttaaaaacactggaTGTAAAGAGAGACTTGAGGTCACCACACTACTAAAGCTGAGAGTAACGCAGAATAACCAAACCACCTACTGGGATGTTTTAGGCTGGGAGTACTGTGGTACCAGAAAGAAATCCATGGTATCCAGAGGCCGTGATCAATCCTTGCTGAATGCTGCTGTAGGAGGTGGTGATGGAGGGTTATATAGCACACTCACTACCAAACTAATTCTGGACCCAAGTGCAGAGGCTGAACAgaatcagaacaacaggagCCAAAAATAAGATATTTTAGCCACAAGGAACTGCGTGGCTGACTAGAAAAGGGGAAAGTAATACAGATGACCTAcagtagtcaagtcaagtcaactttatttatatagcgctttttacaatagacattgtctcaaagcaactttacaaaatccaggaccaacagatacaaaaaacccctgttgagcaagccgagggtgactgtggcaaggaaaaactccctgaaaattacaggaagaaaccttgagaggaaccagactcagcagggcccatccttcttgggtggcctggaggatactttaaataaatacacgatttacacagagcatacgaacacagaattaaatgatctaaaagttataactggtaataaatagataaatagataaataataatagagttattcttcgctgtagtcttcaataatgtctgtagtgatttcttgtcattcttggtgcaattactccagacccgtcacatccggcaggagcagcatagttgtcacggcagtctcgactttaatccttaacctcggcgggtaaacaggtttccatcagaatgcctttggagtaaaacaacaaagaatgtagttaataacgtacaatgctagtt
This genomic interval carries:
- the si:dkey-220f10.4 gene encoding tubby protein homolog, with the protein product MEDHEKWQQRLDNQRTLLIKKQQKRRANAQMMTANENARPKNRKQKPVTEDTALLISQSQSNTSLNDTQLEQGYDNVIEEISLDKLTISSQTMVIPEEVTSSVPTMINDLNADHQTSPTHIQSQVKVKKKKVDSKKAGTKVLEQHDEEEEQQKEKKTGKKQGKKKKNDDEQMIQTDSVMEFNMTEEKEPEVDVEKERKSWSKSPVPPTPKKKQKFTTEALYLNDCGDEKEIEDNEKEKTLKKTCKKSKKETKHKSDLASLNSNYRKSSSESELSDMERSSPVSSEDLEQFALRPAQRDVTIKCRITRDRRGIEKGIYPTYYLHMEKEDGKKVFLMAGRKRKKCTTSNYLISIDPTDLSRDTNSYIGKLRSNVLGTKFTVYDNGENPDRKPFIKETESLRQELAAICYDKNVLGFKGPRKMTVIIPGMHENDERVSICPKSDLESLLTRHENGNKENLVCLVNKSPTWNEQTQSYVLNFHGRVTQASVKNFQIVHPDNEDYIVMQFGRVAEDVFSMDYSFPMCALQAFAITLSSFDGKLACE